DNA sequence from the Streptomyces sp. CA-210063 genome:
CAGGCAAGCGTCTCCGCCCTGTCCGTGAAGGGACAGGGCGGAAAATCGTTCATGCGGCGATGGTGAGCGGAACGTCCAAGCGCTCCCAGGCACCAAGAACGGCCTTGTGCGCGTCCAGTTGAAGGTGAGCGTAGCGCTGGGTGGTCTGGAAGCTCTCGTGGCCGAGGAGGTGCTGGACCTCGTAGAGCGAGACTCCCTTCTGGACCAGCCACGAGGCACAGGTGTGGCGCATGGAGTGCGGCGGGTAGTGCGGGACGAGCTGCTGCTCGCCGTCGGTGTCGAAGTAAGTGAGCGGCTTCGACGGTGGGCCACCAGGTCTGCCGACGCCAGTTGCTGTCGGCGAGGAGCCGTCCGGCACGGCCCTTGGTGACGGTGGTGAACACCACGGCATCCCGGTCGAGCCGGTGGATGTGGCGTTCGACGGCCTCCAGGACGTGAGGCGGGAGCGGGACCTCTCTACGGCTCTTGGAGCTCTTGGGATACTCCTTGATGCCGCTCTTGGAGTTGACCTCCACCACGAACAAGCGCGAGCGGCGCTGGTCGATGCGGTGGCGATGCAGGCCGGAGAGTTCTCCCCAGCGCAGTCCGGTGTAGAAGCCGAGCAGGCGCATTGTCCGCCACACGGCGGGAAGTTCGTCCAGGATGCTCTGCGCCTGGTCAAGCGTGAACCACTGCGGCGGCTTGACCGCGATCTGGGGCAAGTCGATGCTGCGGCACGGAGTCACCGCCAGGACATCGTCGTCGACGGCCGCGCGCATCATGGAGGAGGTCAGGTTGTAGGCCCTCTTGATCGCAGCGGCCCCCGCCCCATTCTCGACCAGGGTCCGGATCCAGCTCTGGACGTCCATGCGGGTGATGGCCCGCATCTCCCAGTCCGCCCAGTAGGGCATGACGTGGTTCTTGATATTGGAGGCGTCGCCGCGAAGCGTGTGGGGCTCAACGATGCGGGCGTTCCACCACCGGTCGTGCCACTCGCGGAACGACATTTCACCGGCCCGCGGGTCGCGCATGCCTCCGCGGGCGAACTGGGTCTCCATCTCGATGCCCCAGGCGCGCGCCTGCGCCTTGAGGGGGAACGACTCACTGAACCGGTCTCCTATCCGGTTGCGTACGGTCGCCTGCCACTTGCCGGACTTCAACTTGCGGATGTACGAGGCACTACTCCTTGTTCAACGGTGACGAGGCCGGGATGGCCCAGGTCAGCGGCGGGCGGCCGGCGAGACGACGGCGCGGCGGCTGATGAACTCATCAAGGCCGTCCGCGGGGACCCGTACACGGGACCGGCCTGGTCCGGTACGGAGGTCGACGACAGGCAGGTCGCCGGCAGCGATGAAGCGGTAGACGGTGCGGCGGTCGACGTCCAGGGCGGCGGCGACGGCAGGAATGGACAGCAGACGTGCAGGCATGGAGGAGAACCTTGGGGTGGGGATGGACTGGGGGTCCGGCGAGTCAACACCGGGGAATCGGCCGATCCATGGCGGTCAACCGGCCCTGTCAGGCAGTGGGATCACGTCATGGAGAATCTCCGCGCAAGGAGCCGATCACGTGCGGCTCCGCCGGGCGAGGACCACCGGTGCGGGGGAGGATGACCAGGTAGCGCCCGCGCTCTGGCTGTGAGCCAGAGCGCGGGGCAAGAATCACGACCCGGACACGTCCGGAAGAGCCAAGACCTCGGCCAGGCGGTCCCAGTCGATTTCGACCTTCTCCGTGCGGAAGCAGTGCTGATAACGCAGCCCCAGCCAGTTCGGGGTGACACCGGCCCACTCGGCAACCGTGAAGGACGAGATGCCCATCCTCAGCCACTTCACCAGGCAGGGCTCACGGAGAATCGAGATCGGCTCCCCCAGACGCCACCAGGACAGCTCGTCCCGCGGCAGAACGGCCTCTTGGGCCTGCTCCCAGACCCGCTTGCACACGGATCCCGAAAGCGCCCCACCTCGCCTACCGGGAAACAGCAGGTCGTCCTCCCATAGACCAGCCTCGCTGATCCACCCACGCAGGAACTCCACGGCCTGCGGCTGGAGAGGAATTTCCCTCGCAACGCCTTTGTGACGGACTGTCAACTTACCCAGGTCGCCTTCCGGGAGCACCACGTCGCTCACTCGCAGGGCGCGAGCCTCACCCGGTCGCAGAGCCTGCTCGGCCACGATGCGCATGAAGGGGTGCACCGAGCGATTGGTACCCGCATGCCCGCGCATCCACTCGAGCAGCGATCGAACCTGCTCCTCGGAATACAACCATTCCTCGTCCATGACCTCGACATACATAGCTCTGAACTCCTCGGAGAAACAACGGAATGCGTCACGCGGGGGTCAGCGCGACAGGTTCAATGGTCTGCGGAATCGCCGGTTTGGCTAACCGGCGATCGTCGGCTATGTTTCGCCCGACACGGCGCTCACGGCATCCAGGCGTATGCGGAACAGCAGGGCGTAGCCGCGCTGTTCCGGACCGCTCTAGGTTTGCTTGCTTCGCCGCGTCATTCCAGTCCGTCGCGCCCTCAATGTGTCTGCCGTCGGCGAATCAGAACACCCCAGCATCACGCAGGAGCGCCGCTACCGGCGCGCTCGCCTTGCTGTCGACGTCAGAGAACAGAGCAGGCGCCTTCTAAGCGCCTACCCTGTATTCCAGAAGTAGCCGAGTACTCCTGGCGGAAGCTCAGCCCTCCCGGTGACCGACAGCGGCTCCGGCCGCCCGGGCTGACTGGTCGGAGGCGCCGGCGCGGTGGTATGCCTTTGCGGCTCGTGCCCAAGTGGCCCGCGCCGTAGCGAAGTTGTGGTAAGCACGGTGAACAAGGGCGAGATTACGCAGCGTGTCTCCTACGCCGTGCCAGTCCTCAAGGCTTTCCCAGATCCCCAACGCCTGGATATAGGCACCGTGGGCTGCGTCCCGGCGCCCCGCCTGGAGTAGCGCGTTGCCTAGGCTGGTCAGGGCCGCCGCCTCTCCGCGCTGGTCTCCGATGGACCGAAACGCTCGGAGAGCCTTTTCGAAAGCACTATCAGCCTCGTTAGAGCGCCCTGCGTCCCGCAACGCGCTACCGAGGTTGGCTGCTGCCGCGGCCTGGCACTGAATGTCACCAACTACATGGAAGAGATGACGAGCAAGAGCGTGCGAGTTAATGGCTTCTGCTGTCCGGCCCAACTGAAGCTGGGCGTTTCCGAGGTTGTTCCACGCTTTGCCCTCTCCCTGTTGATCGCCAATGGCTCGGTACAGATCGCGGGCACGGACAAGAGCACGAATCGCTTCGCTGGTTCCTCCAGCCGCCTTCTTCTTCCACAGCCCGTTGCCGAGGTTGTTCCACGCCTTAGCTTCACCTATTTGGTCCCCAGCTCGGTGAGCCGCCTGCTGAGCCAGGCGGCTCACCGAGATCAAGTCGTCGAAACGCCGCCGAATTTCCAGATAGATGCCCAGTTCGAGGGCAAGCTTGATGCCCAAGGATGCGTGCTGGTCCTCGTCCGTCCACTGAACCGCGGCCAGGAGATTCGTGGCTTCGGTATCAAGCCAGGCCAACGCCGCTGCCCGGCTCTCGAACTCCTGTCCCGCCCGGTTTCCCGCATCCGGCGGGGTGACCTGCAGGTGCCGACAGGCGGCTTCCGCTTTCTCGGCATACGCCTTCAGAACCCTCGCCCGGGCGTTGCCCGCCTCATCCGGCTGATCGGCGTACGTGACCGATGCGCCTGCTGCGTACTGCCGTACAAGGCTGTGCAGCCGCCACCGCCGGGCATCCCGGGTGGGGTTGACCAAGTGCGCGGCTGCCAGATCTTCCAAAAGGGGGAGCGCTCGGGCGGCGGGCAGGTCCGCGATGGCAGCCGCTGTCTCGGTGGGCACATCAGCCGTAGGGGCAAGTGCCAACAGTCTCAGCAACCGCGCCTGATCCGTTGGCAGATGACGGTATGTGGCGTCGAAGACCGGACGCAGACGCAGGGTGTCGGTGGGATCGGCCGAGGCTTTTATGTCGTCGACCAGCGTGGCGATGGTGCGGTGTCGACGTCGGCGCAGGAGGCCGGCCGCGATGTTCAGTGCGTGCGGCAAGTACCCGCACAGGGCCGCGAGTTCGAGCAGCGCGTCGGGTTCGCGGGCCGGGCGGTCATCGCCTTCGTCACTGATCTCCAGGGTAGTGGCAATGAGTTCGGCAGCGGGCTGCGGGGCCAGAGTCCGGATGTCGATGAGACGGGCGTTGAGGTCCGTCAGCTTGTGTCGCGAGGTGACGAGAACCCGGTGGCGCGGGGAAGCGGGAATCAGCGGAGTGATCTGAGCCGTGGTGGAGGCGTTGTCCAGGACGAGAAGCATCCGCTCGGATTGCTGCGCAAGCAACGTGCGATAGAGGGCCAACCGAGCCGTCGTGGTCCGGGGCAGGCCCCACCCGCGAACACCCAGGGCGTCAAGCAGGTCCTCCACCACTTGGTCCGCGGAGAGGGGGCTTGCGCTGTATCCCGCCACGTCGGCGAAGAGCGTCCCGCCGGGAAACCAGCCATACCCATGTGCGCGGTGCGCGGCATGCAGGGCGAGCGCAGTCTTGCCGATGCCAGCCAGGCCCGATACAGCACAGACCACCACAGGACGCTCTGTGCCGGATCGAGGGTCGAGTGCGGGCAGAATCCGGACCAGTTCCTCGTCCCTGCCGATGAGCGTGACGGGCGCTGCGGGCAGCGCTGCCGTGGCCATGGGTACCTCGGCTGCGACAGCGTGGTAGTGGTGCTCGACCTTGCCCGACACCGAGCCGTGGAAGTCGCTGCCACGAAGATCGATGTGGTCCTCGTACCCAGCGGTCACGGGGGCCTTCCCTCCTGTCCTGCGCCAGATTAGGGGGCGGATCCCCTTACCGAAGCAGGAATGCACGCTTCCGCTGAAGGTGTAAGGCGCGACTGGGGGCCTGCCCCCTGTTGCTATCCGGATGAGTTCGAACCAGCGGGTGTCATGGCGTGGATGCCTCGTCGACCGCATCGAGCACCGCGCTCCATGGAAGCTCTCGTTCCACCGGCGCCTCCCTCGGCTCGTACAGGGGCCAGACCGCCGGTCCGTACACGAGGTGGACGGCTCCGACACGCAGAGCGTCGGTATACCGCTGCCAAGCCGGGTGGCGGGCGTGGGCCGCGTTCACTCGGGGAAAAACGACGACCGGCAAGCCGAGCGTGCCACTGGCTTCACCCACCCGTGTCAGTGCCTGGTTGTCCATCAGGCCCAAAGCCAGCTTCGCGACCGTGTTGGCCGATGCCGGCGCGACCACGTAGCAGTCAACTGGCGGGTGCGGTCGGGTCTCCTCAGGGAGCTGCGGCCTATCACGGACGGGCAGGACGGTCAGCTTCTCCAGTCGCTCGACTTTGCCGGTTGTCCGTAGCCACTGGCCGGCGGCCGGTGTCAGCGTCACGGCCACTTGCCACCCA
Encoded proteins:
- a CDS encoding tyrosine-type recombinase/integrase, yielding MPWCSPPSPRAVPDGSSPTATGVGRPGGPPSKPLTYFDTDGEQQLVPHYPPHSMRHTCASWLVQKGVSLYEVQHLLGHESFQTTQRYAHLQLDAHKAVLGAWERLDVPLTIAA
- a CDS encoding helix-turn-helix domain-containing protein is translated as MPARLLSIPAVAAALDVDRRTVYRFIAAGDLPVVDLRTGPGRSRVRVPADGLDEFISRRAVVSPAARR
- a CDS encoding site-specific integrase, which translates into the protein MYVEVMDEEWLYSEEQVRSLLEWMRGHAGTNRSVHPFMRIVAEQALRPGEARALRVSDVVLPEGDLGKLTVRHKGVAREIPLQPQAVEFLRGWISEAGLWEDDLLFPGRRGGALSGSVCKRVWEQAQEAVLPRDELSWWRLGEPISILREPCLVKWLRMGISSFTVAEWAGVTPNWLGLRYQHCFRTEKVEIDWDRLAEVLALPDVSGS
- a CDS encoding tetratricopeptide repeat protein — its product is MTAGYEDHIDLRGSDFHGSVSGKVEHHYHAVAAEVPMATAALPAAPVTLIGRDEELVRILPALDPRSGTERPVVVCAVSGLAGIGKTALALHAAHRAHGYGWFPGGTLFADVAGYSASPLSADQVVEDLLDALGVRGWGLPRTTTARLALYRTLLAQQSERMLLVLDNASTTAQITPLIPASPRHRVLVTSRHKLTDLNARLIDIRTLAPQPAAELIATTLEISDEGDDRPAREPDALLELAALCGYLPHALNIAAGLLRRRRHRTIATLVDDIKASADPTDTLRLRPVFDATYRHLPTDQARLLRLLALAPTADVPTETAAAIADLPAARALPLLEDLAAAHLVNPTRDARRWRLHSLVRQYAAGASVTYADQPDEAGNARARVLKAYAEKAEAACRHLQVTPPDAGNRAGQEFESRAAALAWLDTEATNLLAAVQWTDEDQHASLGIKLALELGIYLEIRRRFDDLISVSRLAQQAAHRAGDQIGEAKAWNNLGNGLWKKKAAGGTSEAIRALVRARDLYRAIGDQQGEGKAWNNLGNAQLQLGRTAEAINSHALARHLFHVVGDIQCQAAAAANLGSALRDAGRSNEADSAFEKALRAFRSIGDQRGEAAALTSLGNALLQAGRRDAAHGAYIQALGIWESLEDWHGVGDTLRNLALVHRAYHNFATARATWARAAKAYHRAGASDQSARAAGAAVGHREG
- a CDS encoding flavoprotein produces the protein MAVTLTPAAGQWLRTTGKVERLEKLTVLPVRDRPQLPEETRPHPPVDCYVVAPASANTVAKLALGLMDNQALTRVGEASGTLGLPVVVFPRVNAAHARHPAWQRYTDALRVGAVHLVYGPAVWPLYEPREAPVERELPWSAVLDAVDEASTP